A region of Anoplopoma fimbria isolate UVic2021 breed Golden Eagle Sablefish chromosome 24, Afim_UVic_2022, whole genome shotgun sequence DNA encodes the following proteins:
- the LOC129113325 gene encoding LOW QUALITY PROTEIN: stAR-related lipid transfer protein 13-like (The sequence of the model RefSeq protein was modified relative to this genomic sequence to represent the inferred CDS: inserted 2 bases in 1 codon) — protein MTSGSAEIEAKEACDWLRAAGFPQYAQLYEDSQFPVDISSVKRDHDFLDRDLVEPLCRRLNTLNKCASMKLDVSHPKKKGDDSDEDDPLAISKRWTFEWSSRRWSRLQDFLLDSTAESSXLTGPGEGLLHSTVSIESVLTDLSEQEITEISSLHSEDSASAMPDSISMASLSASYQPPRDLSHYNSLPMKSSRHGQGGRSKAKEFLRRMELMRTWGPSSKRKMSNRRPPLVISGPVLHGEEPHALQVLQCTPISQLEHHQTDGDTSSVSPTNDSPTTSTVSPTNDSNEQFTLRDGPSSETVAPDVKEPVCAKHRTASKRSSMYLEDMELPSQGKRTEGQSQFGRNQFRSYENLLVHIPKDHKPGTFPKALSIESLAPSPGDGNNGRQTRARTSRPNNGPGDPWSSKPLSKPSCPGAPRGSRVSVYDNVPGSHLYASTGDLLDLEKEDNLFPHLDDIIQHVSGLQQIVDHWSRSVLPEGDTGEGEEEGEGRNTPSEGERDGVSLNDTDSTGTSRERRDSGVGASLTRPRLRWPSFRTSDHLNQPASLLQITSQSAGQLSLLQKFSLLRLTAIMEKYSMSNKHGWTWSVPKFMKRMKVPDYKEKSVFGVPLIIHVQRCGFPLPLCLQQALCHLRKHCLDQVGLFRKSGVKSRIQALRQQCELSLDSVSYEDQSAYDVADMVKQFFRDLPEPLLTSKLGETFLHIYQYVPKEQRLQAVRAAILLMPDENREVLQALLYFLRDVTSFVEENQMTPMNLAVCLGPSLFHLSILKNEMLSPRSIQKKYTTGRPDQKDLSENLAATQGLAHMITECQRLFQIPEEMVTQSRNSYMEAELMVPPLDELCKAHEEEVDEDEEEEDEEGSYHSHLERLVQNLLEEAKDKSKGWVSRSTTDNTELAFKKVGDGNPLRRWRVCVEVPATPDEVLQRLLRERPLWQTDLQQEKVLETLDKQTDVYQYSCHNMVPQPSCDYVVLRSWRTDLCKGSCALVCVSVEHDDSPRTGAVRGVVLESQYLLEPSGTGRTRLTHISRVDLRGRSPEWYNKAFGHLCVNEAQRIRSSFHLSDQTSTEAKI, from the exons AGATTGAGGCTAAGGAGGCTTGTGATTGGCTTCGAGCAGCAGGATTTCCACAGTACGCCCAGCTCTAtgaag ATTCCCAGTTTCCAGTTGATATTTCCTCTGTGAAAAGGGACCACGACTTTTTGGACCGGGATCTGGTAGAGCCTCTATGTCG ACGTCTAAATACTCTGAACAAGTGTGCCTCCATGAAACTGGATGTCAGCCACCCCAAGAAGAAA GGAGATGACTCTGACGAAGATGACCCCTTGGCTATCAGTAAAAGGTGGACGTTCGAGTGGAGCAGCCGACGTTGGTCGCGCCTGCAGGACTTCCTGTTGGACAGCACCGCTGAGAGCAG CCTGACCGGTCCGGGTGAGGGTCTGCTGCACAGCACAGTGAGCATTGAGAGTGTGCTGACGGACCTGAGCGAGCAGGAGATCACTGAAATCTCCTCGTTGCACAGTGAGGACTCCGCCTCCGCCATGCCTGACTCTATATCTATGGcatctctctctgcttcctaCCAGCCCCCCAGGGATCTTTCACACTACAACTCCCTGCCAATGAAGAGCAGTCGCCACGGGCAAGGAGGGCGGAGTAAAGCCAAAGAGTTCTTGCGTCGCATGGAATTAATGCGCACCTGGGGGCCGTCGTCGAAGAGGAAAATGTCAAATCGCAGGCCGCCGCTGGTCATCAGTGGGCCTGTGTTACACGGCGAGGAGCCTCACGCTCTGCAGGTGCTCCAGTGTACTCCCATCAGCCAACTAGAACACCACCAAACTGATGGTGACACATCCTCTGTCTCGCCCACCAATGACTCGCCCACCACATCCACTGTCTCGCCCACCAATGACTCTAATGAACAATTCACGTTGCGTGATGGCCCCAGCAGTGAGACAGTGGCGCCCGATGTGAAGGAGCCTGTGTGTGCAAAACACCGCACCGCCAGCAAGAGAAGCAGCATGTATCTGGAGGACATGGAGCTGCCTTCTCAGGGTAAGAGGACTGAAGGACAGAGCCAGTTTGGCAGAAACCAGTTTCGCTCATATGAAAACCTCCTCGTTCACATCCCCAAAGACCATAAACCAGGCACCTTTCCAAAAGCTCTATCCATAGAGAGCCTGGCGCCTTCCCCCGGTGACGGAAACAATGGCCGCCAGACACGGGCCCGAACCTCTCGACCCAACAACGGCCCCGGTGATCCCTGGTCTAGCAAACCTCTGTCCAAGCCCTCCTGTCCTGGAGCTCCACGTGGCAGCAGGGTGAGTGTTTATGACAACGTGCCGGGCTCCCACCTTTACGCCAGCACAGGAGACCTGCTGGACTTGGAGAAAGAGGACAACCTGTTCCCTCACCTAGATGACATCATCCAGCACGTCAGCGGCTTGCAGCAAATAGTGGACCACTGGAGCCGCAGTGTGCTGCCCGAGGGTGACacaggggagggggaggaggaaggggagggcaGGAACACCCCCAGTGAAGGCGAGAGAGATGGGGTCTCCCTGAACGACACCGATTCGACGGGAACCAGTCGGGAGAGGCGGGACTCCGGAGTCGGGGCGTCGCTGACAAGACCACG TCTACGATGGCCCAGCTTCAGAACCTCTGATCATCTCAACCAGCCGGCATCTTTGCTGCAGATCACTAGCCAATCAGCGGGCCAGCTCAGCCTGCTGCAGAAGTTCTCTTTGCTCCGCCTCACCGCCATCATGGAGAAATACTCAATGTCTAATAAACATGGCTGGACATG GTCTGTGCCCAAGTTTATGAAGCGCATGAAGGTTCCagactacaaagagaagagTGTGTTTGGTGTTCCCCTCATCATCCATGTCCAGCGCTGTGGTTTTCCACTCCCTCTGTGTTTACAGCAGGCCCTCTGCCACCTCAGAAAACACTGTCTCGACCAG GTTGGATTGTTCCGCAAATCTGGCGTGAAGTCTCGAATTCAGGCTCTGAGGCAGCAGTGTGAGTTGTCCCTTGACTCTGTGAGCTACGAGGACCAGTCAGCCTACGACGTGGCCGACATGGTCAAACAGTTCTTCAGAGACCTGCCAGAACCTCTGCTGACAAGCAAGCTGGGGGAAACCTTCCTCCATATTTACCAGT ACGTCCCAAAGGAGCAGAGGTTGCAGGCAGTCAGAGCGGCCATCTTGCTGATGCCAGATGAGAACAGGGAGGTTCTGCAGGCGTTGCTCTACTTCCTGCGTGACGTGACTTCCTTTGTAGAGGAGAACCAAATGACGCCGATGAACCTTGCTGTTTGTCTGGGACCTTCGCTCTTCCACCTCAGCATACTGAAGAACGAGATGCTCTCACCAAG GTCAATCCAGAAGAAGTACACCACGGGCCGTCCCGATCAGAAAGACCTGAGTGAGAACCTGGCAGCCACCCAGGGTCTGGCTCACATGATCACCGAGTGCCAGCGTCTCTTTCAG ATCCCAGAGGAGATGGTGACCCAGTCTCGTAACTCCTATATGGAGGCTGAGCTGATGGTGCCCCCGCTGGACGAGCTGTGCAAGGCTCACgaggaggaagtggatgaggatgaggaagaggaggacgaggagggatCCTATCATTCACACCTAGAAAGGCTGGTCCAGAACCTGCTGGAAGAGGCCAAAGATAAGAGCAAAGGCTGGGTGTCTCGCTCGACAACTGACAATACAGAACTGGCATTCAAAAAG GTGGGAGATGGTAACCCTCTGAGGCGATGGCGAGTGTGTGTCGAGGTGCCGGCAACTCCAGACGAGGTTCTGCAGCGGCTGCTGAGAGAGCGCCCTCTGTGGCAGACTGATCTACAGCAGGAGAAAGTTCTGGAGACACtggataaacagacagacgTGTACCAGTACTCCTGCCACAACATGGTACCTCAACCCAGCTGTGACTATGTGGTACTAAG ATCATGGCGTACAGACCTATGTAAAGGCTCCTGTGCgctggtgtgtgtgtcggtCGAACATGATGACAGCCCACGCACGGGAGCTGTGAGGGGGGTGGTGCTGGAGTCACAGTACCTCCTAGAGCCCAGTGGGACTGGGAGGACCAGACTCACACATATCTCCAGAGTGGACCTCAG GGGAAGATCTCCAGAATGGTACAACAAAGCATTCGGTCAtctgtgtgttaatgaagcTCAAAGGATCCGATCCTCTTTTCACCTGTCGGATCAGACGAGCACTGAGGCCAAGATCTGA